One segment of Clostridium ljungdahlii DSM 13528 DNA contains the following:
- a CDS encoding ROK family protein, with the protein MKGKYVVGVDLGGTKVCAAVVNFMGQVICKATLPTEAEKGENFILNRMIEITQKVIEECKVDRKKIVGVGIGSPGPLDIDKGEIICTPNLPFRNFNIVKPIKDNFKIPVYLDNDANAAALGEYMFGAGKGSKSMVFITVSTGIGGGAVLNGRIYRGNTKNALEVGHMTLEKEGPLCNCGNYGCAEVLASGTAIAREAKRAVKTGESTSLSKYKNITSKEVFKEAELGDGVSKKILDRALNYLGICVANVVTCFDPEVVVIGGGVSKGGSIVLNKVKQVVKKRCFQSISENTNILSALLGEDSGAIGAAALAIMEGCYEN; encoded by the coding sequence TTGAAAGGTAAATATGTAGTTGGAGTTGATTTAGGTGGTACCAAAGTTTGTGCTGCTGTTGTAAACTTCATGGGACAAGTGATATGTAAGGCTACTTTACCAACGGAAGCGGAAAAAGGGGAAAATTTCATATTAAATAGGATGATAGAGATTACTCAGAAGGTAATTGAGGAGTGTAAAGTTGATAGAAAAAAAATAGTAGGCGTGGGAATCGGATCTCCAGGTCCGCTTGATATAGACAAAGGTGAGATAATATGTACACCCAATTTGCCTTTTAGAAATTTTAATATTGTAAAGCCAATAAAGGATAATTTTAAGATTCCCGTATATTTGGATAATGATGCAAATGCAGCGGCACTAGGGGAATATATGTTTGGTGCAGGCAAGGGCAGTAAAAGCATGGTATTTATAACAGTTTCTACAGGAATAGGGGGAGGAGCTGTATTAAATGGTAGAATATATAGGGGTAATACTAAAAATGCACTGGAAGTAGGGCATATGACTTTAGAAAAAGAAGGTCCTCTATGTAATTGTGGAAATTATGGATGTGCAGAGGTACTTGCATCTGGTACTGCTATAGCACGAGAAGCAAAAAGAGCAGTAAAAACAGGAGAGAGTACTTCCCTTTCCAAATATAAGAATATAACTTCAAAAGAAGTGTTTAAAGAGGCAGAACTTGGGGATGGAGTATCTAAAAAGATATTAGACAGAGCTTTAAATTATCTTGGAATATGTGTGGCAAATGTAGTAACTTGCTTTGATCCGGAAGTAGTTGTAATAGGAGGAGGAGTCTCCAAGGGTGGAAGTATAGTTTTAAATAAAGTAAAACAGGTTGTAAAAAAAAGATGTTTTCAATCTATAAGCGAAAACACTAATATACTTTCTGCACTTTTAGGAGAAGATTCCGGAGCTATTGGAGCTGCAGCTCTTGCTATTATGGAAGGTTGCTATGAAAATTAG
- a CDS encoding patatin-like phospholipase family protein, whose product MIANAVFEGGGMKGIGLIGAVCCFEKMGYKWNKFAGTSAGAVIASLLAVGYKGEELKNIAMNLDKDVFFKKKWIRELSLIKKSFTLFKDKGIYSSDAVKEYIGELISKKGKRTFGDISVDGKSPLKIVASDITKKRMIILPDDLKEYGIDPMKFEIAEAVRMSISIPLYFKPVKFYYKGECSYIVDGGILSNFPIWIFDTEEVPEFPTIGFKLAEKDINYGESKKMDFISYLFDIFGTMIDKNEEVYVKDKYAVRTVFIPTLGVRSTEFNISGKMRMKLFQSGYSSSERFLHLWDFNNYIRDYVK is encoded by the coding sequence ATGATAGCAAATGCTGTATTTGAAGGTGGAGGTATGAAGGGAATAGGACTTATAGGAGCAGTATGTTGTTTTGAAAAAATGGGATATAAGTGGAATAAGTTTGCAGGAACTTCTGCTGGAGCGGTAATAGCCTCACTTTTAGCAGTAGGGTATAAGGGAGAAGAATTAAAAAATATAGCTATGAACCTAGACAAAGATGTATTCTTTAAAAAAAAATGGATAAGAGAGCTTTCCTTAATTAAAAAGTCTTTTACACTTTTTAAAGATAAGGGAATATATTCTTCAGATGCTGTAAAAGAATATATTGGAGAACTCATATCTAAAAAGGGAAAAAGAACTTTTGGAGATATAAGTGTAGATGGAAAGTCACCTCTTAAAATAGTAGCATCAGATATAACTAAAAAGAGAATGATAATATTACCAGATGACTTGAAAGAATACGGCATAGATCCTATGAAGTTTGAGATAGCAGAAGCAGTTAGAATGAGTATAAGTATCCCCCTTTATTTTAAACCGGTAAAATTTTATTATAAAGGTGAATGCAGTTATATAGTTGATGGGGGCATACTCAGTAATTTTCCAATATGGATATTTGATACAGAGGAAGTACCAGAGTTCCCTACAATAGGGTTTAAGTTAGCGGAAAAGGATATAAACTATGGAGAATCGAAAAAGATGGACTTTATTTCTTACTTATTTGATATATTTGGGACTATGATAGATAAAAATGAAGAAGTGTATGTGAAGGATAAATATGCAGTTAGAACTGTATTTATTCCAACATTGGGAGTTAGAAGTACAGAATTTAATATATCCGGTAAAATGAGAATGAAACTTTTCCAATCAGGATATAGTAGTTCAGAAAGATTTTTACATCTTTGGGATTTTAACAATTATATAAGGGATTATGTAAAATAG
- the cysS gene encoding cysteine--tRNA ligase, which produces MNFYVYNTMSRKKEEFVPVNEGKVGIYTCGPTVYNYAHIGNLRTYIFEDILKKAFEYGHYKVKHVMNITDVGHLQSDADTGEDKMQIGAERENKTVWEIAKFYENAFFEDCHKLNIRKPDIVCKATDHIQDMIDIIKTLEKKGYTYTSKGNVYYEIDKFKDYNKLANLSMEELEAGARIDVDENKKNPLDFVLWFTNSKFKDQIMQWNSPWGKGFPGWHIECSAMSIKYLGDRIDIHCGGVDHIPVHHTNEIAESEAVLGHKWVNYWMHGEFLVLSDGKMSKSKGDFLTLSKIEKEGFSPMDYRYFCLQSRYRKQLMFSFDALRQAQLAYKKLKEKVADIVSNVKENERADKELVNKYKNKFQEKISDDLNIPNAFTVLFEVIKDNELTNKEKSLLIESFDTVFSLDLLKSNNHNLEKLDSEDIKRLICERNDARNHKDWHKADVIRDELKSMGIDIIDSKEGTKLKIRNS; this is translated from the coding sequence ATGAATTTTTACGTTTATAATACAATGAGTAGAAAAAAAGAAGAATTTGTTCCTGTAAATGAAGGAAAAGTTGGAATTTATACCTGCGGTCCTACAGTTTATAATTATGCTCATATAGGAAATTTAAGAACATATATTTTTGAAGATATATTAAAGAAAGCTTTTGAATATGGTCACTACAAAGTTAAGCATGTTATGAATATAACTGATGTAGGACATTTGCAATCTGATGCAGATACAGGTGAAGACAAAATGCAAATAGGGGCTGAGCGTGAAAATAAAACTGTATGGGAAATTGCTAAATTTTATGAGAATGCTTTTTTTGAGGATTGTCATAAACTTAATATAAGAAAACCTGATATAGTTTGTAAGGCTACAGATCATATTCAAGATATGATAGACATAATTAAGACACTGGAGAAAAAGGGATATACCTATACATCAAAAGGTAATGTGTATTATGAAATTGATAAGTTTAAAGATTATAATAAACTAGCCAATTTAAGTATGGAAGAATTGGAAGCAGGAGCTAGAATAGATGTGGATGAGAATAAGAAAAATCCGCTGGATTTTGTACTTTGGTTTACAAATTCTAAATTTAAAGATCAAATAATGCAGTGGAATTCCCCTTGGGGAAAAGGCTTTCCTGGATGGCATATAGAATGTTCTGCTATGTCAATAAAATACTTAGGAGATAGAATAGATATACACTGCGGTGGAGTAGATCATATTCCAGTACATCATACAAATGAAATAGCTGAATCAGAAGCAGTACTTGGACACAAATGGGTAAATTATTGGATGCATGGAGAATTTTTGGTGTTATCTGATGGCAAAATGTCTAAATCAAAAGGTGATTTTTTAACTCTTTCTAAAATTGAAAAGGAAGGTTTCTCACCTATGGATTATAGATACTTTTGTCTTCAATCTAGGTATAGGAAACAGCTTATGTTTAGCTTTGACGCATTAAGGCAGGCACAATTAGCTTACAAAAAATTAAAGGAGAAAGTTGCAGATATAGTTTCAAATGTAAAAGAAAATGAGAGGGCAGATAAGGAACTTGTTAATAAGTATAAAAATAAGTTTCAGGAAAAGATAAGTGATGATTTGAATATACCAAATGCATTTACCGTGTTATTTGAAGTTATAAAAGATAATGAATTGACAAATAAGGAAAAAAGCTTACTTATAGAAAGTTTTGATACTGTTTTTTCACTGGATCTTTTAAAGTCCAACAATCATAATTTAGAAAAGTTGGATTCAGAAGATATCAAAAGACTCATATGTGAGAGAAATGATGCAAGAAACCACAAGGATTGGCATAAGGCAGATGTTATTAGAGATGAGCTTAAATCCATGGGAATAGATATAATAGACTCAAAAGAAGGGACTAAGCTGAAGATTAGAAACAGTTAA
- the infC gene encoding translation initiation factor IF-3, with translation MEVYTINKKNNLNEEIRADKIRLVGEKESEIVNTKDALNMAREQGMDLVAVSPQAKPPVCKIMNYSKFLYEQSKKAKQAKKNQKIVELKEVRLSATIEENDIEIKANNARKFLAKGNKVKVSIRFRGRQNNYTSLGRKVFDTFLSKLDESSVVERAPKLEGNNMFMILAPKK, from the coding sequence GTGGAGGTGTATACTATTAATAAAAAAAATAACTTAAATGAAGAAATTAGGGCAGACAAGATTAGATTGGTAGGAGAAAAAGAAAGTGAAATTGTAAATACTAAAGATGCTTTAAATATGGCAAGAGAGCAGGGTATGGATTTAGTAGCAGTTTCGCCGCAGGCTAAGCCACCTGTATGTAAGATAATGAATTATAGTAAATTTCTTTATGAGCAATCTAAAAAAGCAAAACAAGCTAAAAAGAATCAAAAAATTGTAGAATTAAAGGAAGTTAGATTAAGTGCTACTATTGAGGAAAACGATATAGAAATCAAGGCAAATAATGCGAGAAAATTTTTGGCCAAAGGAAATAAAGTGAAGGTTTCTATAAGGTTTAGGGGGAGACAAAATAATTATACAAGTTTAGGTAGGAAAGTTTTTGACACATTTTTAAGTAAATTAGATGAAAGCTCAGTAGTGGAAAGAGCACCTAAATTAGAAGGAAATAATATGTTTATGATTTTAGCCCCTAAGAAATAG
- a CDS encoding response regulator — protein sequence MKFFIVDDDEAIRSMLSEIIEDYNLGEVVGEAANGVPISSSFLCTKKVDILIIDLLMPVKDGLQTISELDPSFKGKSIMLSQVENKEMIGKAYSLGVQYYITKPINRLEVIGVIKKVVEQIKIEKSISYIQDTLNFLKMDTLDNKNSSKSSKGILEYSEFILNQLGIIAESGSKDLLSIVEYLYTRENTKTIEKDFPSLKEIFTKISEKKLGQSSSSIDIKKEIKASEQRVRRAVLQSLNYIASLGLTDYSNPKFEEYAAEFFDFTEVRKKMLELKNNTPLSQPIHINVKKFIKVLYIKSKNYKSNDI from the coding sequence ATGAAATTTTTTATTGTAGACGATGATGAAGCTATTCGTTCAATGTTATCTGAAATAATTGAAGATTACAATTTGGGAGAAGTTGTTGGTGAAGCAGCAAATGGCGTTCCCATATCAAGTAGCTTTTTATGTACTAAAAAAGTAGATATACTTATAATTGATCTTTTAATGCCAGTTAAAGACGGTCTTCAAACTATAAGTGAACTTGACCCTTCTTTTAAAGGTAAATCAATAATGCTATCCCAAGTAGAAAACAAAGAAATGATAGGAAAAGCTTATTCTTTAGGTGTACAGTACTACATTACAAAACCAATAAACAGACTTGAAGTAATTGGCGTTATAAAAAAAGTAGTTGAGCAAATAAAAATTGAAAAATCCATAAGTTATATTCAAGACACCTTGAACTTTTTAAAAATGGATACACTAGATAATAAGAACAGCTCAAAATCAAGTAAAGGTATTTTAGAATACAGTGAATTTATATTAAACCAATTAGGTATAATTGCTGAAAGCGGCAGTAAAGATCTACTATCCATTGTAGAATATTTATATACCCGTGAGAACACAAAAACTATTGAAAAGGATTTTCCATCTTTAAAAGAAATATTCACTAAAATCTCTGAAAAAAAACTCGGACAAAGTTCTTCTTCAATTGATATAAAAAAAGAGATAAAAGCGTCAGAACAAAGAGTTAGGAGGGCCGTGCTTCAGTCACTAAATTATATAGCCTCCCTTGGGCTTACAGACTATTCCAACCCAAAGTTTGAAGAATACGCTGCTGAGTTTTTCGATTTTACGGAAGTAAGAAAAAAAATGCTAGAACTAAAAAATAATACTCCTCTTAGTCAACCTATACATATAAATGTTAAAAAGTTTATCAAGGTTTTATATATAAAATCAAAAAATTACAAAAGCAATGATATATAA
- a CDS encoding APC family permease: MLEKFVDVLIGKPLPNEQTSHEKYNILFGLAIMASDAISSVAYAAEEILVVLIGVLGLTAYNWLGWVSLMIIGLLFILTISYVQIIRAYPQGGGAYIVAKENLGIRPGLVAASALLIDYILTVAVSASAGVTAIISAFPALGIHKISLVVGLIIILTILNLRGVSESSKIFSIPTYLFILGMITMIIYGFIKYSIYGAATPMINTSIKATGTLSIFLILRAFSSGCSALTGLEAVSNAVPNFKKPSQKNAKIVMILLSSLILFIFGGTSLLARFYHAIPTKNVTVLSQIAFGVFGRNFMYYFIQITTSIILIMACNTAFTGFPMLMYVVARDGFAPRQFTMKGKRLSFSIGIEVLSLIAGVLVLIFKADVHSLIPLYSVGVFLSFTLAQTGMVLHWKSSTEPGWKKRALINSIGAIVTIITTLIIIYEKALAGAWIVIALIPILVIIMASINRHYNKVAEQLRASKEDILNIELGKKFTHICIIPIASLNKATLNALQYARSITPDVIALNVSIDKASIEKLKTKWSELNTDILLVTKYSPYRQIITPLLKYIEIISNAASEDEKVTIILPQFITHKWWGNFLHNHTGFLLRENLLRNKNIVVSTYPYHLNDEELNQL; the protein is encoded by the coding sequence ATGTTAGAAAAATTTGTAGATGTTTTAATTGGTAAACCACTGCCAAATGAACAAACATCACATGAAAAATATAATATTTTATTCGGATTAGCAATTATGGCTAGTGATGCTATTTCGTCAGTTGCATATGCGGCAGAAGAAATTTTAGTCGTATTAATAGGCGTATTAGGTTTAACCGCCTACAACTGGCTTGGATGGGTTTCATTAATGATTATAGGCTTATTGTTTATTCTCACCATATCCTATGTTCAAATTATCAGGGCATACCCTCAAGGTGGAGGTGCTTATATAGTTGCCAAAGAAAATTTAGGGATAAGACCAGGATTAGTTGCTGCATCTGCATTATTAATAGATTATATATTGACGGTTGCAGTAAGTGCTAGTGCTGGAGTTACAGCAATAATCTCAGCTTTTCCTGCTTTAGGAATTCATAAGATTTCATTAGTAGTGGGATTAATTATAATACTTACTATCTTAAATTTAAGAGGTGTTAGTGAATCATCTAAAATATTTAGTATACCTACTTATTTATTTATATTGGGTATGATAACTATGATTATATATGGTTTTATAAAATACTCTATATATGGTGCAGCTACACCTATGATAAATACTTCCATTAAGGCAACTGGAACATTAAGTATATTTTTAATTCTTAGGGCTTTTTCTTCTGGCTGTTCAGCATTAACGGGATTAGAAGCAGTAAGTAATGCAGTACCTAACTTTAAAAAACCTAGCCAAAAAAATGCCAAAATAGTTATGATATTATTATCAAGTTTAATATTGTTTATCTTTGGTGGTACTTCACTACTTGCTAGATTTTATCATGCTATACCAACAAAAAATGTTACAGTTTTATCTCAAATAGCGTTTGGTGTATTTGGCAGAAACTTTATGTACTACTTTATACAGATTACTACATCCATAATATTAATAATGGCATGTAACACAGCTTTTACAGGATTTCCCATGCTAATGTACGTTGTTGCTAGAGATGGATTTGCACCAAGACAATTCACTATGAAAGGTAAGAGACTAAGCTTCTCCATAGGCATTGAAGTATTATCCCTTATTGCAGGAGTATTAGTACTTATATTTAAAGCAGATGTTCACAGCCTAATTCCTCTGTATTCAGTAGGTGTTTTCTTGTCCTTTACTTTAGCACAAACAGGAATGGTGCTACATTGGAAAAGTAGTACTGAACCTGGATGGAAAAAACGTGCTTTAATTAATAGTATAGGTGCCATAGTAACTATAATTACAACACTTATAATTATATATGAAAAAGCATTAGCTGGTGCATGGATAGTTATTGCTTTAATTCCTATACTAGTTATTATTATGGCATCTATAAATAGACATTATAATAAAGTGGCAGAACAGCTGAGGGCATCAAAAGAAGATATATTAAATATAGAGTTAGGTAAAAAATTTACACATATTTGTATAATTCCTATCGCAAGTTTAAATAAAGCAACGTTAAACGCTTTACAATATGCTAGGAGCATAACACCAGATGTAATAGCTTTAAATGTATCCATTGATAAAGCTTCTATAGAAAAACTAAAAACTAAATGGTCTGAATTAAATACAGATATATTACTAGTAACTAAGTATTCTCCTTATAGACAAATAATAACTCCATTGCTCAAGTATATAGAGATCATATCAAATGCAGCTTCTGAGGATGAAAAAGTAACTATAATATTGCCACAATTTATAACACATAAGTGGTGGGGAAATTTTCTTCATAATCATACAGGATTTTTGCTTAGAGAGAACTTACTGAGGAATAAAAATATTGTAGTATCAACTTATCCTTATCATTTAAATGATGAAGAATTGAATCAACTTTAG
- a CDS encoding sensor histidine kinase — MKNTASALKEDLFILILIVVSIPIVGEFKFFPLNSTFRVSFSPVLFLFFLFWIKKLPIPLYGVVAGIFTVIFRVVLDCVLQSGFEFHQAFLINSPAFFYYLVFSCLFYLTKINNLHNNPLLMGTLAACIDILSSTCELVVRFLVLRNSISVYAFGLVSIVAIIRSFFVLGFFNIIKLNEVRTAANQQKEQNRYMLLLISNLYAESVQLKKSLTFAENITRDCYTLYESFKTNYSKLNRDELSQSLLKIAGQVHEIKKDNQRIYSGLSKMILSENSKDYMNIEEICNIIVDTNKKYSLTLGKSIDFSVNIAYSGIPDLHIYTVLSLVNNLVSNSIESIENTGTIKIYIGKVEDFIKFQVSDNGIGIPEKKKDLIFKPGYTTKYNKLGKPSTGIGLSYVKQIVTNLKGRVMLESASNSAETTFTIELPIKSLIKEG, encoded by the coding sequence TTGAAAAATACTGCATCTGCCTTAAAAGAAGATTTATTTATTTTAATATTAATAGTAGTTTCAATACCAATAGTTGGAGAATTTAAATTTTTTCCACTGAATAGTACTTTTCGTGTTAGCTTCAGTCCTGTACTATTTTTGTTTTTCTTATTTTGGATTAAAAAGCTTCCCATACCTCTATATGGAGTCGTAGCTGGTATATTTACTGTTATATTTAGAGTTGTTCTTGATTGCGTGCTTCAAAGTGGATTTGAATTTCATCAAGCTTTTTTAATAAATTCTCCTGCATTTTTTTACTATTTAGTTTTTTCATGTTTATTTTATTTAACAAAAATAAATAACTTACACAATAATCCTCTTTTGATGGGTACTTTAGCTGCCTGTATAGACATACTTTCCTCAACTTGTGAACTTGTAGTGAGGTTTTTAGTACTTAGAAATTCTATTTCAGTTTATGCCTTTGGGTTGGTTTCCATAGTCGCAATTATACGATCTTTTTTTGTACTCGGGTTTTTCAACATAATAAAGTTAAATGAAGTGAGAACAGCCGCTAACCAACAAAAAGAGCAAAATAGATATATGCTGCTGCTTATTTCAAACTTATATGCAGAATCTGTACAATTAAAAAAATCCCTAACCTTTGCAGAAAATATTACAAGAGACTGTTACACTTTATATGAATCTTTCAAAACCAATTATTCAAAATTGAATAGAGATGAATTGTCACAAAGTTTATTAAAAATTGCAGGTCAAGTGCATGAAATAAAAAAGGACAACCAAAGAATATATTCCGGACTCTCTAAAATGATTTTATCTGAAAATTCTAAGGATTATATGAATATTGAAGAAATCTGCAATATAATAGTAGACACAAATAAAAAATATTCTCTCACTCTTGGGAAAAGCATTGATTTTTCAGTAAATATAGCATATAGTGGTATACCTGATCTTCACATTTATACTGTACTGTCACTTGTGAATAATTTAGTATCAAATTCTATAGAATCCATAGAAAATACAGGTACTATAAAAATTTATATAGGTAAAGTAGAAGATTTTATTAAATTTCAGGTTTCTGATAATGGCATAGGGATACCTGAAAAGAAAAAGGATCTCATTTTTAAACCCGGCTATACAACAAAATATAATAAGCTAGGAAAACCATCAACAGGAATAGGTCTTTCTTATGTAAAACAAATAGTTACAAATTTGAAAGGAAGAGTTATGCTAGAAAGTGCATCTAACTCAGCTGAAACTACTTTTACTATTGAGCTTCCAATTAAAAGTTTGATAAAGGAAGGATGA
- a CDS encoding potassium channel family protein: MKKFISIYKIKKKTILSVLAFSYVTVLLLFGLIYWNIANNSRGDFFVFQKDVNMTTKIDAFKKNLNIKIKSRELKSTVEDLINSDEYKRPFSNLEIVDDSGSSINVFSFDKSLGKLWANYYSTLLKDKGVTHISLEDMGEDRVNSKFNSCKLKICFYTVNENETYKSFNCYKKSQANKLKKVDTKYMWVNDYTMFKSKFFKEDYFYYPLSFYFPKLVENSISFLDNSPLVLKSVVCGNFKYPIENFIYFSAVTITTLGYGDILPNSTIVRFMVIMETILGIIIVGTFTSCLFWNRN, translated from the coding sequence ATGAAGAAGTTTATTAGTATATATAAAATTAAAAAGAAAACCATTTTGTCTGTATTGGCATTTTCCTATGTAACTGTATTACTTTTATTTGGGCTTATTTATTGGAACATTGCAAATAATTCTAGGGGAGATTTTTTTGTATTTCAAAAAGATGTAAATATGACTACAAAAATAGATGCATTTAAAAAAAATCTAAACATTAAAATTAAAAGCAGAGAATTGAAAAGCACTGTGGAAGATTTAATAAATTCTGATGAATACAAAAGACCTTTTTCAAATTTAGAAATTGTAGATGATTCAGGTTCTTCTATAAATGTATTTTCCTTTGATAAGTCTTTAGGAAAATTGTGGGCCAACTATTATAGTACATTGTTAAAAGATAAGGGCGTAACCCATATAAGCCTAGAAGATATGGGAGAAGATAGGGTTAATAGTAAGTTTAACAGTTGTAAATTAAAAATATGCTTTTATACAGTAAATGAAAATGAAACGTATAAAAGCTTTAATTGCTATAAAAAAAGTCAAGCAAATAAGTTAAAAAAAGTAGATACTAAATATATGTGGGTAAATGACTATACTATGTTTAAAAGTAAATTCTTTAAAGAAGATTACTTTTATTATCCACTAAGCTTTTATTTTCCAAAGCTTGTTGAAAATTCTATATCGTTTTTGGACAATAGTCCTCTGGTACTTAAATCAGTGGTTTGTGGAAATTTCAAATATCCAATAGAGAATTTTATATATTTCAGTGCTGTAACTATAACCACATTGGGATATGGTGATATTTTACCTAATTCTACTATAGTACGTTTTATGGTAATTATGGAAACTATACTAGGGATAATAATAGTAGGCACCTTTACTTCCTGTTTATTTTGGAACAGAAATTAA
- a CDS encoding HutD family protein: protein MMNTVKIIRSDEYKTSRWSGGTTTELLIYPYEAKYAERNFKWRLSSAKVIDEESVFTHLPGIARIIMSIDGNLTLHHEGHYEKDLKPFEQDNFMGDWNTKSFGKVTDFNLMMAPGCQGKIETYTFEGEKIYEEKLNPSEYINREKDIKQITYIFYILGEKVEAYISGMKVYLNNKDTLAVTTLVNGDPFNIKFCNRGEKDLKCIKTEIVY, encoded by the coding sequence ATGATGAATACAGTAAAAATTATAAGGTCGGATGAATATAAGACAAGCAGATGGTCGGGAGGGACTACTACAGAGCTTTTAATATATCCTTATGAAGCAAAATATGCTGAAAGAAATTTTAAATGGAGATTAAGTTCTGCAAAGGTTATAGATGAAGAATCTGTATTCACTCATTTACCTGGAATTGCTAGAATCATAATGAGCATAGATGGGAATTTAACTCTCCATCATGAGGGACACTATGAAAAAGATTTAAAGCCTTTTGAACAGGATAATTTTATGGGTGATTGGAATACTAAAAGTTTTGGAAAGGTAACAGATTTTAACTTAATGATGGCTCCTGGATGCCAGGGAAAAATAGAGACATACACTTTTGAAGGTGAAAAAATTTATGAAGAAAAACTTAATCCAAGTGAGTATATTAATAGAGAAAAAGATATAAAACAAATTACATATATATTTTATATTTTGGGTGAAAAAGTGGAGGCTTATATTAGCGGTATGAAGGTGTATCTTAACAATAAAGATACACTAGCTGTAACCACTTTGGTTAATGGTGATCCTTTTAATATTAAATTTTGCAATAGAGGTGAAAAAGACCTTAAATGTATAAAGACAGAAATAGTATATTAA
- a CDS encoding cation:dicarboxylate symporter family transporter, whose product MEKKKRKLKGGLATQILIGLILGVIVGAIFYGNPNLPKYLQPFGTIFLRLIKMIVIPIVISCLIVGVAGVGDMKKVGMLALKTIVYFEIMTTIALIVGLVFANIFHPGTGVDMSSLTKTNIASYVDTAKKATNKGFVDTIINIFPTNIMDSLSKGDMLPIIFFSVMFGLGVASIGEKGKPILNFFQGVEDTMFWVTNQIMKTAPIGVFALIGCTVCNFGLKSLIPLGKLMILVYAGMIFFILVFMGIAAKLVGNSIIKIIRILKDELLLAFSTASSETVLPRLMSKMEKYGCPSATVSFVIPTGYTFNLDGSTLYESMAAIFIAQLYGIHLSIGAQISLVIVLMITSKGIAGVPGASFVVLLATLGTCGIPIEGLAFIAGIDRLLDMGRTVVNVVGNSLASIFVANWEHVYDKEKGEKYYQSIIDHKDHKDKLKSVEA is encoded by the coding sequence ATGGAAAAGAAGAAAAGAAAACTTAAAGGTGGACTAGCCACTCAAATTTTAATTGGTCTTATACTTGGAGTTATAGTTGGTGCTATTTTTTATGGTAATCCAAATCTACCTAAATATCTCCAACCTTTTGGAACTATCTTTTTAAGGCTGATTAAAATGATAGTTATACCTATTGTAATATCCTGTCTTATAGTAGGTGTTGCAGGAGTAGGTGATATGAAGAAGGTAGGAATGCTTGCCTTAAAGACTATAGTATATTTTGAAATAATGACTACCATCGCATTAATCGTTGGTCTTGTATTTGCAAACATATTTCATCCAGGCACAGGTGTAGATATGAGCAGCTTGACTAAGACAAACATTGCTAGTTATGTTGATACTGCAAAAAAGGCTACTAATAAGGGATTTGTAGATACTATAATAAATATTTTCCCTACGAATATAATGGATTCTTTAAGCAAAGGAGACATGCTTCCAATTATATTCTTCTCTGTTATGTTTGGACTTGGAGTTGCATCTATTGGAGAGAAAGGAAAGCCTATATTGAACTTTTTCCAGGGTGTAGAAGATACAATGTTCTGGGTAACTAACCAAATTATGAAAACTGCACCTATAGGTGTATTTGCATTAATTGGATGCACCGTATGCAATTTTGGACTTAAATCTCTCATTCCATTGGGAAAGCTAATGATATTAGTTTATGCGGGTATGATTTTCTTTATACTTGTATTTATGGGAATAGCAGCAAAATTGGTTGGAAATAGCATAATCAAAATAATAAGAATATTAAAAGATGAGCTTTTGCTTGCTTTTAGTACAGCTAGTTCAGAAACAGTACTTCCTAGGTTGATGTCAAAAATGGAGAAATACGGGTGCCCAAGTGCTACAGTATCTTTTGTAATTCCTACAGGTTATACTTTTAATCTTGATGGTTCTACACTTTATGAATCTATGGCAGCTATATTTATAGCACAGTTATATGGTATACATCTTTCCATTGGAGCTCAAATAAGTTTAGTAATAGTACTTATGATAACTTCAAAGGGAATAGCAGGTGTCCCAGGAGCTTCTTTTGTAGTATTGCTAGCTACACTTGGAACTTGTGGCATCCCAATAGAAGGTCTTGCTTTTATAGCTGGAATTGATCGTCTTTTAGATATGGGAAGAACAGTAGTAAATGTTGTTGGAAATTCTTTAGCTAGTATATTTGTTGCCAACTGGGAACATGTATATGACAAGGAAAAGGGTGAAAAGTATTACCAATCCATTATAGATCACAAAGATCATAAAGATAAATTAAAAAGTGTAGAGGCATAG